One stretch of Streptomyces sp. 135 DNA includes these proteins:
- a CDS encoding GlsB/YeaQ/YmgE family stress response membrane protein has translation MGVIAWILVGLIAGAIAKALTPGKDPGGLIVTMLIGIVGGLLGGWLGKLIFGVESINGFFHLSTWIAAVVGSVVVLFLYRMVTGRSAR, from the coding sequence GTGGGCGTCATCGCCTGGATTCTGGTCGGCTTGATCGCGGGGGCGATCGCCAAGGCACTGACACCGGGGAAGGACCCGGGCGGGCTGATCGTCACGATGCTGATCGGCATCGTGGGCGGGCTCCTCGGCGGCTGGCTCGGCAAGCTGATCTTCGGGGTGGAGTCGATCAACGGCTTCTTCCACCTGTCGACCTGGATCGCTGCCGTCGTCGGATCGGTGGTCGTCCTGTTCCTGTACCGGATGGTGACCGGCCGCTCCGCCCGCTGA